Genomic segment of Nocardioides conyzicola:
GATGTCGGTCGCCGGCGTCTCCGGGGCGAGCCGCGAGCCGAGCACCGCCTCGCGGGTCAGGTTGAAGTCGCGCGCGTGCTTGAGCACCGCGCCGGCGACGACCTCGCCGAGCCGCTCGTCCTGCAGCCCGAAGCGCGCGACCAGCCCGTCGATCGCGGCGGTGAGCAGCTCCTGGTTGGAGACGTCGGCGTACGCCGTGTTGGAGCGGGCGAACGGGGTGCGGTTGCCGCCGAGCACGGCGACCCGCTGAGTCGTGGGGTTCATGGATTCATCCTTGTTCGGGAACGGCGTGGAGAGAAGGCGGTGAGTGCCAGATCACGAAATCTGGACTCTCAGTTACACAAGGAGTTACATACCCATCATGAGCGACCTCTATCAGGGCTTCACCTCGTCCGCGATCGGCAAGCAGGTCACCCGGCTGCTCGGTCTCCCGCAGCCCACCCCGCTGGAGAGGTACGCCGACGGCGCCCCGCTGGTCGACGGCACGGTCGCGGTCGGTGGCCACGGTCGTCTGGTCGAGTCGCTGGTCGGGATCCTGGACACCCTCGGCATCGCCGCGGTGGAGACGCCGTCCGGCGAGGCGCCCGGTGACGGCACGACGTACAAGGGCCTCGTCTTCGACGCGACCGGGCTGACGACCTCCGAGCAGCTGGTGGCGCTGCGCGACTTCTTCACGCCCCTGCTGCGCAGCCTCGACCGCTGCCCCCGCGTGGTCGTGATCGGCACACCGCCGGAGCAGGTCGACGGCGCCGAGCGCGTCGCCCAGCGAGCGCTGGAGGGCTTCACCCGCAGCCTCGGCAAGGAGATCGGGCGCGGGGGCACCGTCCAGCTCATGTACGTCGCCGACGGCGCCGAGGGCTCGGTCGCCAGCACGCTGGCGTTCCTGCTCTCCCCGAAGTCGGCGTACGTGTCGGGCCAGGTCGTCCGGATCGGCGCGCACGGGGCCGCGAAGCCCGGCCCGGTCGCAAACTGGACCCGCCCGCTCGAGGGCAAGGTCGCCGTCGTCACCGGCGCCAGCCGCGGCATCGGCGAGCAGATCGCCCGGGTCCTGCACCGCGACGGCGCGACCGTCGTCGGCATCGACGTCCCCCAGGCCGCCAGCGAGCTCCAGGCCGTGATGCGGGAGCTGGACGGTGACCACCTCGTCCTCGACATCACCGCCAAGGACGCGCCGCAGCGGATCGCGCGCCACCTGAAGGACGGGCACGGCGGTGTCGACGTCGTCGTGCACAACGCCGGCATCACGCGTGACCGCAGGCTCGCCAACATGG
This window contains:
- a CDS encoding 3-oxoacyl-ACP reductase is translated as MSDLYQGFTSSAIGKQVTRLLGLPQPTPLERYADGAPLVDGTVAVGGHGRLVESLVGILDTLGIAAVETPSGEAPGDGTTYKGLVFDATGLTTSEQLVALRDFFTPLLRSLDRCPRVVVIGTPPEQVDGAERVAQRALEGFTRSLGKEIGRGGTVQLMYVADGAEGSVASTLAFLLSPKSAYVSGQVVRIGAHGAAKPGPVANWTRPLEGKVAVVTGASRGIGEQIARVLHRDGATVVGIDVPQAASELQAVMRELDGDHLVLDITAKDAPQRIARHLKDGHGGVDVVVHNAGITRDRRLANMAASADKGDRFEQVIAVNLTAPERITRELLDQGVVNKGGSIVGVASIAGIAGNVGQTNYAASKAGVIGLVDSLADELQDGITINAVAPGFIITQMTAAVPFATREVGQRLNALAQGGLPVDVAETIAWYASPGSTAVNGNVVRVCGQMMLGA